One Thermococcus alcaliphilus genomic region harbors:
- a CDS encoding RAD55 family ATPase, whose protein sequence is MELINTKIPQLDEALGGGILEDSIVLITYDTYSQGWTLAFEILKRRIKEGDFGVIINSVVPLSMLNMELRRIGFDIFKEGEKGNLGIIDIFASFYGINYQQPYIYYADMDQETYLPKFMSLYRKMLSERIKDRRPIGIQVTADGFAFLIGEERELRNLQKNLAAKENALLHEKRKRPINITLLNRDRVSQRYLSWLSLYSQYQIDFSSQEGKLEEKMFIRKSPLPSFKPTTRIFKLENGKINII, encoded by the coding sequence ATGGAGCTCATAAATACTAAGATTCCACAGCTCGATGAAGCTTTGGGAGGAGGGATACTTGAGGACAGTATTGTCTTGATAACTTATGATACCTATTCACAGGGATGGACTCTCGCCTTCGAGATTCTAAAAAGAAGAATAAAAGAAGGAGATTTCGGAGTGATAATCAACTCGGTAGTTCCTCTTTCGATGCTGAACATGGAGCTTAGGAGAATCGGTTTTGACATCTTTAAAGAAGGCGAAAAAGGAAATCTTGGCATAATTGACATTTTTGCATCATTTTATGGAATAAACTACCAACAGCCATACATTTATTATGCCGACATGGATCAGGAAACGTATCTCCCAAAGTTTATGAGCCTTTACAGAAAAATGCTGAGCGAGAGAATAAAAGACAGGAGACCAATTGGGATACAGGTAACTGCGGATGGATTTGCGTTTCTAATAGGTGAGGAAAGAGAGCTCAGGAACCTCCAAAAGAATTTGGCAGCAAAAGAAAACGCTCTACTTCATGAGAAAAGGAAGAGACCGATAAATATAACTCTTCTCAACAGGGACAGGGTCTCCCAAAGATACCTCTCATGGCTCTCCCTCTACAGCCAGTACCAGATCGACTTTAGCTCTCAAGAAGGAAAGCTTGAGGAGAAGATGTTCATAAGAAAATCCCCTTTGCCAAGCTTTAAACCAACCACGCGCATATTTAAGTTAGAAAACGGGAAGATAAACATTATCTAG
- a CDS encoding TIGR00725 family protein, with product MIQIAIAGSSDNEPLPKAVKKTKEFIEELAKHKDKVVLLTGGRGGIMEIASREFVKFGRVVVGVLPERQEGNEFNTIRIKTGMDFAERSAIMINSADVLVVLGGGVGTMVEALMAYDYSKPLVVVTDTGYPSDRLELLAQDGYFDHKKLVKVHFTKDAKEAARLALELAR from the coding sequence ATGATCCAAATAGCCATAGCGGGTTCGAGTGATAATGAACCTCTGCCAAAAGCAGTCAAAAAGACAAAAGAATTCATCGAGGAGTTAGCTAAGCACAAAGATAAAGTAGTTCTCCTTACCGGAGGCAGAGGGGGCATTATGGAGATAGCGAGCAGGGAATTTGTAAAGTTTGGGAGAGTCGTTGTGGGAGTTCTCCCGGAGAGGCAGGAAGGAAATGAGTTCAATACAATCAGAATAAAAACCGGGATGGACTTTGCGGAGAGAAGTGCAATTATGATCAATTCAGCCGATGTTTTAGTGGTCTTGGGAGGGGGAGTAGGAACTATGGTGGAAGCATTAATGGCATATGACTATTCGAAACCCCTCGTTGTGGTCACGGACACAGGTTATCCAAGCGACAGACTTGAGCTTCTTGCTCAGGATGGCTACTTTGACCACAAAAAACTCGTGAAAGTGCACTTTACAAAAGATGCAAAGGAAGCCGCCAGGCTTGCATTGGAGCTTGCTAGATAA
- a CDS encoding site-2 protease family protein, with the protein MVSLITAITLILGFWGVLYLAFGRRGEEKEEGLQVDLFVAIWRTKRFVNFIDKVGTKYRKFWKGYSTLGIIIGFIGMAYVFYTLFNLAMQNIRTKAATPGVQLVIPGITIPLWYGLIGLIVVMFVHELSHGFVARAEDLPLKSVGLVLFFVIPGAFVEPDEEELTKAPLLSRLRVYAAGSMANIVTALLAILLLSYALNPIIQPAGVEVSKLAPEGPAKSYLQEGDIIVGINGQQIATVEEFFNIMNKTKAGETIEVEVIRKGKKEVINIPLGSHPDNPEKGYLGVYPAQHITSKVGFNGIVLPLAFSLYWIYVLNLGIGLMNLFPLVPLDGGKMLDDVLKAFLPSKVAKSITYLFVGIGLFLLAVNLFPALRSLLG; encoded by the coding sequence ATGGTGAGCTTAATTACAGCAATAACTTTGATACTTGGCTTCTGGGGAGTTCTATATCTCGCATTTGGAAGGAGAGGAGAAGAGAAAGAAGAAGGTCTGCAGGTTGACCTTTTCGTTGCGATATGGAGAACCAAAAGGTTTGTTAACTTCATAGACAAAGTTGGGACGAAGTATAGGAAGTTCTGGAAAGGATACTCCACCCTTGGTATAATAATCGGCTTTATCGGAATGGCTTATGTTTTCTACACCCTCTTTAATCTTGCCATGCAGAATATTCGCACAAAAGCCGCCACCCCAGGTGTTCAGCTTGTTATACCGGGCATTACAATTCCCCTATGGTATGGGCTGATAGGACTTATTGTAGTTATGTTCGTTCACGAATTAAGCCACGGATTTGTTGCTAGGGCCGAGGATTTGCCCTTAAAGTCCGTTGGTCTTGTGCTTTTCTTCGTGATTCCGGGTGCGTTTGTTGAACCGGATGAGGAAGAGTTAACAAAGGCTCCTTTGCTGAGCCGTCTAAGGGTTTATGCTGCTGGCTCTATGGCGAATATTGTAACGGCTCTTCTGGCTATTCTGCTTTTGAGCTATGCTTTAAACCCCATAATACAGCCAGCGGGAGTGGAGGTTTCCAAGCTGGCTCCAGAAGGCCCTGCTAAAAGCTACCTCCAAGAGGGAGACATCATCGTGGGGATAAACGGCCAGCAGATAGCAACAGTGGAGGAATTCTTCAACATAATGAACAAAACAAAGGCTGGAGAAACGATAGAAGTTGAGGTAATACGCAAAGGGAAAAAGGAAGTCATTAACATCCCCTTGGGCTCTCACCCGGATAATCCGGAAAAAGGTTACCTCGGAGTTTATCCAGCGCAACACATAACCTCAAAGGTGGGCTTCAACGGGATCGTGCTCCCTCTGGCGTTTTCACTTTACTGGATTTACGTGCTAAATCTTGGCATAGGATTGATGAATCTCTTCCCCTTAGTCCCACTTGATGGAGGAAAGATGCTTGATGATGTTTTGAAAGCCTTCCTTCCTTCCAAAGTTGCCAAATCTATAACGTACCTATTTGTAGGGATAGGATTGTTTTTGCTCGCTGTGAATCTCTTCCCGGCTTTAAGAAGCCTTCTGGGGTGA
- a CDS encoding lipoate--protein ligase family protein translates to MRFIPLIVARPEVQMAIDEAIMRARIEGKVEDTVRLYVFKPSSITIGRFQSVEHDVNLDKCRELNIPVVRRITGGGSVFHDQYGEITYSVIIREDFHESLKNIERSYRFLAAPLVRALEELGISSGFSGLNDIVANGKKISGSAQTRRKGIILQHGTFMYATRLEVLASVLKVSRKKLQDKGVSSIWERVTTLEREGIRLSRDEAYELLKSKFFEEFPLEEGELTDYELELAEKLIEERYGNEKWNFQK, encoded by the coding sequence ATGAGGTTCATTCCCCTAATAGTTGCAAGACCTGAAGTGCAGATGGCGATAGATGAGGCAATAATGCGGGCGAGAATTGAAGGAAAAGTTGAAGATACCGTTAGGCTTTACGTTTTCAAGCCGAGTTCCATTACCATCGGTAGATTTCAGAGCGTTGAACATGATGTTAATCTTGACAAGTGCAGAGAGCTTAACATCCCTGTAGTGAGAAGAATAACCGGCGGGGGAAGCGTCTTTCACGATCAATATGGCGAGATAACCTACAGCGTGATCATAAGGGAGGATTTTCACGAGAGCTTGAAGAACATAGAAAGAAGCTACAGGTTTTTAGCGGCTCCTCTCGTCAGAGCTCTTGAAGAATTGGGAATAAGCAGTGGCTTTTCTGGGTTAAACGACATAGTGGCTAACGGCAAGAAAATCAGTGGATCTGCACAAACGAGAAGAAAAGGAATTATCCTACAGCACGGTACCTTTATGTATGCAACTAGGCTTGAAGTTCTCGCTTCAGTACTCAAAGTTTCCCGGAAAAAACTGCAAGACAAGGGGGTTTCAAGCATATGGGAAAGGGTGACAACACTTGAAAGGGAAGGGATAAGGCTCAGCAGAGATGAGGCCTACGAGCTATTGAAGTCGAAGTTCTTTGAGGAGTTCCCCCTTGAGGAAGGAGAACTGACGGATTATGAACTTGAACTTGCAGAGAAGCTTATAGAAGAAAGATACGGTAACGAAAAGTGGAACTTCCAAAAATAA
- a CDS encoding signal peptidase I encodes MEEKLLSGWKGDVAFLLISLVVVFALHSGLKIALHTDSPLVIVISGSMEPTFYRGDVVLLKGVPPSEIKVGDVVVYKRPYTRYPIIHRVRDIVEYNGKRCFVIQGDNNWIHDFYPLDIKEFPYLKDYIGLAEGDVLPCIPQEAIEAKALLVFPKIGYPPLIVRERLGLG; translated from the coding sequence ATGGAGGAAAAGTTATTAAGTGGATGGAAAGGAGACGTTGCATTTCTTCTCATCAGCCTTGTGGTTGTTTTTGCTCTTCATAGCGGTTTGAAAATTGCCCTTCATACAGACTCGCCACTGGTTATTGTAATAAGCGGCTCAATGGAACCAACATTTTACCGGGGAGACGTTGTTCTTCTCAAGGGGGTTCCTCCGAGTGAGATAAAGGTTGGGGACGTTGTGGTTTACAAGAGACCCTACACGAGGTATCCAATAATTCACAGGGTTAGGGATATAGTTGAGTACAATGGAAAAAGGTGCTTTGTGATTCAAGGTGACAACAATTGGATACACGATTTCTACCCCCTTGACATAAAGGAGTTTCCTTATCTTAAAGACTATATCGGTCTAGCTGAGGGGGATGTCCTTCCCTGCATCCCTCAAGAGGCCATTGAGGCAAAGGCACTGCTGGTCTTTCCAAAAATTGGGTATCCTCCACTAATCGTGAGAGAAAGGCTTGGACTGGGATGA
- a CDS encoding DUF531 domain-containing protein, translating to MLTLALYNSYDPKKLHEAHLRAIARAAPICYAFDFHLALIGFPFEKKKPNEIAEEISQNTTIGEGGKYLIELARANKFHLIEFPKGGFPPQFGHIVATTRKPNENKEISSHQLAERALKGESFMLVVGLGRHGLPKEIFKLANYHLDITDGKRISLETCTAIGSIPTKIRTIMEELKWRKSY from the coding sequence ATGCTTACCTTGGCCCTCTACAATTCATACGATCCCAAGAAGCTTCACGAAGCGCATCTGAGAGCCATCGCTAGAGCGGCTCCCATCTGTTATGCCTTCGATTTCCACCTTGCCCTTATAGGGTTCCCCTTTGAAAAAAAGAAACCAAATGAAATAGCTGAGGAGATATCCCAAAATACAACAATTGGGGAGGGCGGAAAATACCTCATAGAGCTTGCAAGGGCAAACAAGTTTCATCTCATTGAGTTTCCAAAAGGCGGCTTCCCTCCCCAGTTTGGGCATATTGTGGCAACTACACGGAAGCCCAATGAAAACAAGGAAATATCTTCTCATCAGCTTGCAGAAAGGGCTCTTAAAGGGGAAAGCTTTATGCTAGTTGTTGGCCTTGGAAGGCATGGACTTCCGAAGGAAATCTTTAAGTTGGCTAACTATCATTTAGATATCACCGATGGAAAGAGAATAAGTCTGGAAACATGCACTGCCATAGGATCAATACCAACGAAGATTAGAACAATCATGGAGGAATTGAAATGGAGGAAAAGTTATTAA
- a CDS encoding dipeptidase, translating into MIFDAHSDLPTYIYEERKNGNAVLERNFERFFGDTIKSRVMAIWTTPEKRATALRYALEVLNNFHKDVIESPSFELVTSVKDMRNVIKDGKVALWFGLEGGEPIEDSLDLLEVFYALGLRVLTLTWSLRNAIGDGVFERTKGGLTNFGIEVLGKAEELGIVVDVSHLNEQGFWDVIDTTAFPVIASHSNAYSLCPNPRNLKDDQIKALAERDGVIGINAIPGFVDKENPTLDKMVAHVEYIVDLTGYKHVGFGFDFVYYLKGWSGKSVKGFENESRIPELLKRLSENFSKKEVEAIAFKNFERVFERVVG; encoded by the coding sequence GTGATATTCGACGCTCATTCTGATTTGCCAACCTACATCTATGAGGAAAGAAAGAACGGCAATGCAGTCTTAGAGAGAAACTTTGAGAGGTTCTTCGGGGATACAATAAAGTCGAGGGTAATGGCCATTTGGACAACACCAGAAAAAAGAGCCACGGCATTGAGGTATGCCCTGGAGGTATTGAACAACTTTCACAAAGACGTCATTGAGAGTCCAAGCTTTGAGCTTGTGACCAGCGTAAAAGACATGAGGAATGTCATTAAGGATGGAAAAGTGGCACTCTGGTTTGGACTGGAGGGTGGAGAGCCGATAGAAGATAGCCTAGACCTGCTTGAAGTTTTCTACGCCTTAGGTTTAAGGGTTCTAACTTTGACGTGGAGTCTAAGAAACGCCATAGGGGACGGTGTTTTTGAGAGAACAAAAGGAGGCCTAACTAACTTCGGCATAGAAGTGCTTGGAAAAGCGGAAGAACTCGGCATAGTTGTGGATGTAAGCCATTTAAACGAGCAGGGTTTTTGGGACGTTATCGACACAACGGCGTTTCCGGTTATAGCTTCCCACTCGAATGCTTACTCCCTTTGCCCAAATCCCAGAAACCTCAAAGACGACCAAATAAAAGCCCTAGCAGAGAGAGACGGTGTTATAGGTATCAATGCAATCCCGGGTTTTGTAGATAAGGAAAACCCAACGCTGGACAAAATGGTTGCCCACGTAGAGTACATAGTGGATTTAACCGGTTACAAACACGTCGGATTTGGTTTTGACTTCGTTTACTACCTCAAAGGATGGAGCGGAAAAAGCGTCAAGGGATTTGAAAACGAAAGCAGAATTCCAGAGCTTTTGAAGAGACTAAGTGAGAATTTCAGCAAGAAGGAAGTTGAAGCAATAGCATTCAAAAACTTTGAAAGGGTTTTTGAAAGAGTCGTTGGATAA
- a CDS encoding class I SAM-dependent methyltransferase → MEEIYFLTFREARILLLSKGEVRVNLDLRKTNRSHVVLVREDKVVFPDGSEVKKDILKRIAKDKNTVYFLSKGQLYKAAIAADGFYKLVPTIPPTIEINGIRMHRTKDTNPLKDTRSKVEAVNPREGEFVLDTCMGLGYTAIESAKRGAYVITIEKDPNVIELARLNPWSREVFTSQNIQLIQGDAFEVIKRFNDKSFDAIIHDPPRFSLAGHLYSEEFYAELFRVLKPKGRLFHYVGNPGKKYRKKDLQRGVMERLRKVGFKGVKRVEEALGVVALKP, encoded by the coding sequence ATGGAAGAAATTTACTTCCTAACATTCAGAGAGGCCAGAATTTTACTGCTTTCTAAGGGAGAGGTTAGAGTAAACCTCGATTTAAGGAAAACGAACAGATCACATGTAGTTCTCGTTAGGGAGGATAAAGTCGTTTTTCCCGATGGAAGTGAAGTGAAAAAAGACATCTTGAAGAGGATAGCAAAGGACAAAAACACAGTTTACTTTTTGAGTAAGGGGCAATTATATAAAGCCGCAATTGCCGCTGACGGCTTTTACAAGCTCGTTCCCACAATTCCTCCAACCATAGAAATAAACGGCATCAGAATGCATAGGACAAAGGACACCAATCCCTTAAAAGACACCCGGAGTAAAGTAGAGGCAGTAAATCCAAGAGAAGGGGAGTTTGTCCTAGACACCTGCATGGGGTTGGGATATACGGCAATAGAAAGCGCAAAAAGAGGGGCTTATGTAATTACAATTGAAAAAGATCCGAACGTCATTGAACTTGCTCGACTCAACCCGTGGAGCAGGGAAGTTTTTACATCCCAAAACATTCAGCTTATCCAGGGAGATGCGTTTGAGGTAATAAAGAGGTTTAACGACAAAAGCTTTGATGCAATAATACATGATCCTCCAAGGTTTTCTCTTGCTGGACACCTTTATAGTGAAGAATTTTATGCTGAGCTGTTTAGGGTTTTAAAGCCAAAAGGAAGGCTATTCCACTACGTAGGAAATCCCGGCAAGAAATACAGGAAAAAAGACCTCCAGAGAGGAGTTATGGAGAGGTTGAGAAAGGTGGGGTTTAAGGGAGTTAAGAGAGTCGAAGAAGCCCTAGGAGTAGTTGCCTTAAAGCCATAA
- a CDS encoding 7-cyano-7-deazaguanine synthase: MLSKAIEELKDFASREGLYEKKILLMFSGGKDSSLALYLLKNAGLNISAITFIHRWSWREPLPHMLKFTASLGVEHYLVDITESLLRNSLGKKGPICIHCKKVMLKNTYWFARINGFDIIAKGDNANDKIKGALLDQWEGDHRLSTIPRIGIPILRPLINYTAEEVEALAKEANIRVFRMYEYGRRRQWREGCPLQYIDKEQVIKEEYFDLAYKANYEISKIARKHKVRMSVLVPSFRIMCHRCNEKVLKEAKTVLEGIKRRSANASSGKN, from the coding sequence GTGCTCTCTAAGGCCATAGAGGAACTGAAGGACTTTGCAAGTAGAGAAGGCCTCTATGAAAAGAAGATTCTGCTTATGTTTAGCGGAGGCAAGGACAGCAGTTTAGCGCTTTATCTCCTCAAAAATGCTGGCTTAAATATCTCTGCAATAACTTTCATCCACAGATGGAGCTGGAGAGAGCCCCTTCCACACATGCTTAAATTTACAGCCTCTCTTGGAGTAGAGCATTACCTCGTTGACATAACCGAAAGCCTTCTGAGGAACTCTCTCGGAAAAAAGGGCCCCATATGCATTCACTGTAAGAAGGTCATGCTTAAAAACACCTACTGGTTTGCAAGGATTAATGGGTTTGACATCATCGCTAAAGGGGACAACGCAAACGACAAAATAAAAGGCGCTTTGCTGGATCAATGGGAAGGAGACCACAGACTAAGCACCATTCCGAGGATTGGGATTCCAATTTTGAGACCCCTAATAAACTACACGGCTGAAGAAGTTGAGGCCCTTGCAAAAGAGGCAAATATAAGAGTTTTTAGGATGTATGAGTACGGAAGGAGGAGGCAGTGGAGGGAAGGATGCCCTCTGCAGTATATTGACAAGGAGCAGGTAATAAAGGAGGAGTACTTCGATTTGGCATATAAGGCGAACTATGAAATAAGCAAAATTGCAAGAAAGCATAAGGTAAGGATGAGCGTCCTTGTGCCGTCTTTCAGAATAATGTGCCACAGATGTAACGAAAAAGTGCTTAAAGAAGCTAAAACTGTCCTCGAAGGCATTAAAAGGAGGTCTGCCAATGCTTCCTCTGGGAAAAATTAG
- a CDS encoding AIR synthase family protein codes for MLPLGKIRNEILRKIILSDLPVGDEKIVVGPKEGFDAAVLEYDESNYLVIATDPVLGVPREHFGFFTYHFASSDVAVFGARPRWLIVDLLLPPGAKEEELKAIMDELREECKKYGTSIVGGHTGVYKTINDFTATTTAIGIVRKDELKLPLAKAGDDIVITKGVAIEFAVGVAWFKAEELKSVLSPSEISHLRGMYRLESVVRDALLAREFARGMHDATEGGLTALHEIADNSGVGFEVYYENLYMHPLVEKVVNFYGVNPLTVSSTGTLIIISPSENTRELIKKLQTNGIGAFVIGRFTEERERVLIKNGKKEGFPKFERDAYAEVY; via the coding sequence ATGCTTCCTCTGGGAAAAATTAGAAACGAAATTTTGAGAAAAATAATTCTATCTGACCTTCCCGTTGGCGATGAGAAAATCGTTGTTGGGCCAAAAGAGGGCTTTGATGCGGCTGTTCTGGAATATGATGAGAGTAACTACCTTGTGATTGCCACAGACCCGGTTCTTGGAGTTCCAAGGGAGCATTTTGGATTTTTCACGTACCACTTTGCCTCAAGCGATGTAGCCGTTTTTGGAGCAAGGCCTAGATGGCTGATTGTTGACCTTCTTTTACCCCCCGGAGCCAAAGAGGAAGAGCTGAAAGCTATTATGGACGAGCTTAGAGAGGAGTGCAAAAAATATGGAACCTCCATAGTGGGAGGTCACACTGGCGTTTATAAAACCATTAACGACTTTACAGCCACAACAACTGCTATTGGAATCGTGAGAAAGGATGAACTAAAGCTTCCGCTAGCTAAGGCGGGAGATGACATAGTTATCACAAAGGGAGTTGCAATAGAATTCGCAGTCGGGGTTGCGTGGTTTAAAGCCGAGGAACTCAAGAGCGTACTCTCCCCATCAGAAATCTCTCATCTAAGGGGGATGTACAGGCTTGAGAGCGTTGTTAGAGATGCACTTTTGGCAAGGGAATTTGCGAGGGGAATGCACGACGCAACTGAAGGCGGCTTAACGGCTTTGCACGAAATAGCTGACAACTCCGGAGTGGGGTTTGAGGTTTATTATGAGAACCTCTATATGCATCCGCTTGTGGAGAAGGTCGTGAACTTCTACGGCGTAAATCCGTTAACCGTCTCTTCAACGGGGACTTTAATCATTATCTCACCAAGCGAAAATACGAGAGAATTAATCAAAAAGCTCCAAACAAACGGAATAGGGGCTTTTGTCATTGGGAGATTCACAGAAGAAAGGGAGAGAGTATTGATTAAGAACGGCAAGAAAGAGGGGTTCCCGAAATTTGAAAGAGATGCGTATGCAGAGGTGTATTAA
- a CDS encoding mRNA surveillance protein pelota, which yields MKIVHQDPKEGKIKVKVETLDDLWHLYHIIEEGDVVYAKTLRKQSQRSDSLRPEKVQAIPVFLGVKVEKVNLHRFANALRVTGPIVYASREEVPLGKYHTIAVEENDTITIQKEKWKKHHLERLEEAVKASQRAKVMIVVIDEGEADIAVVREYGVDIIANVTHNLGGKRYNSDRESEEKKFFHDLAKTMIEIMERENVDKAIVAGPGFAKENFYKFLSENYPDLAKKVVIEDTSVTGRTGIYEVIRRGTVDRVYHENRVAKEIQLVEKVIEEISKNGLVAYGLKEVEEAANYGAIDTLLVLDELLKGDHKEKIEEIMEFVRGTRGEIVIVSSEHEGGEKLKALGGIAALLRYKVK from the coding sequence GTGAAAATAGTTCATCAAGACCCCAAGGAGGGCAAAATCAAAGTCAAGGTTGAGACGCTCGATGATCTCTGGCACCTCTATCACATTATCGAGGAAGGCGATGTTGTTTACGCTAAAACCCTCAGAAAGCAGAGCCAGAGGAGTGATTCCCTAAGGCCCGAAAAAGTCCAAGCGATACCGGTGTTTCTTGGGGTTAAAGTGGAAAAAGTAAATCTTCACAGATTCGCAAACGCCCTAAGGGTAACCGGCCCCATAGTGTATGCTTCCCGAGAAGAGGTTCCCCTCGGCAAATACCACACAATAGCAGTTGAAGAGAACGACACGATAACGATACAGAAAGAAAAATGGAAAAAGCACCATCTTGAGAGGTTAGAAGAGGCTGTCAAGGCCTCTCAAAGGGCTAAGGTTATGATAGTTGTGATTGACGAGGGGGAAGCTGACATAGCTGTAGTTAGAGAGTATGGCGTCGACATCATAGCAAACGTGACTCACAACCTTGGGGGGAAGAGGTATAACTCTGACAGGGAGAGCGAGGAGAAAAAATTCTTCCACGATCTTGCCAAAACGATGATTGAAATAATGGAGAGGGAAAATGTTGACAAGGCTATTGTGGCCGGTCCGGGATTTGCAAAGGAGAACTTTTACAAATTCTTAAGTGAGAATTATCCCGATCTAGCCAAGAAAGTTGTTATAGAAGACACAAGCGTTACGGGAAGGACTGGCATCTATGAGGTAATCAGGAGAGGCACCGTGGATAGGGTTTACCACGAAAATAGGGTTGCGAAGGAAATTCAGCTTGTAGAAAAGGTTATTGAGGAGATCTCCAAGAACGGGCTGGTTGCCTATGGCTTGAAAGAGGTCGAAGAGGCTGCAAATTACGGGGCTATAGATACGCTTTTAGTTCTGGACGAACTGCTAAAGGGAGATCACAAGGAAAAGATAGAGGAGATAATGGAGTTCGTGAGAGGCACAAGAGGAGAAATAGTAATAGTTAGTTCGGAACACGAAGGTGGCGAAAAGCTCAAGGCCCTTGGTGGCATTGCCGCACTGCTGAGGTATAAGGTGAAATGA
- a CDS encoding 50S ribosomal protein L15e, producing MGMYKYIREAWKSPKKSYVGELLKQRMIKWRREPSVVRIERPTRLDRARSLGYQAKQGYVLVRVRVRKGGRKRPRWRGGRKPSKMGQVKYSPKKSLQWIAEEKAARKFPNLEVLNSYWVGEDGMYKWFEVILVDPHHPVIKSDPKIAWIAGKAHKGRVFRGLTSAGKRSRGLLNKGKGAEKVRPSIRAHRGRGK from the coding sequence ATGGGAATGTACAAATACATTAGGGAAGCTTGGAAGAGCCCAAAAAAGAGCTACGTTGGAGAACTCTTGAAGCAGAGGATGATTAAGTGGAGAAGAGAGCCAAGCGTTGTTAGGATTGAGAGACCAACCAGACTTGATAGGGCTAGAAGTTTAGGCTACCAAGCGAAGCAGGGTTACGTTCTTGTTAGAGTTAGAGTGAGAAAAGGCGGAAGGAAAAGACCAAGGTGGAGGGGCGGAAGAAAGCCCTCAAAGATGGGTCAAGTTAAGTACTCACCAAAGAAGTCCCTCCAGTGGATTGCTGAGGAAAAAGCTGCGAGAAAGTTCCCCAACCTTGAGGTTCTCAACTCATATTGGGTTGGCGAGGACGGTATGTACAAGTGGTTTGAGGTTATCTTAGTTGATCCACACCACCCAGTCATCAAGTCAGATCCAAAGATCGCTTGGATTGCTGGAAAAGCCCACAAGGGTAGGGTCTTTAGAGGGCTCACAAGCGCTGGAAAGAGAAGCAGAGGTCTGCTCAACAAAGGCAAAGGCGCTGAGAAGGTCAGACCAAGCATTAGGGCTCACAGAGGAAGGGGTAAGTAA